From the genome of Rhizobium binae, one region includes:
- a CDS encoding 3-hydroxybutyryl-CoA dehydrogenase — protein MSAVLKNIGIIGAGQMGCGIAHVSAAAGYRVHIYDLSQDRIESGLATINGNLARLVTNGKMSDEERKSTLSRITGSADVNDLAPSDLVIEAATEDESVKRKIYSQVCPVMKPEALLATNTSSLSITRLAAATDRPERFMGIHFMNPVPVMKLVELVRGIATDEKTFSAAKEFVGTLEKTITVAEDFPAFIVNRILLPMINEAIYTLYEGVGTVDAIDTAMKLGANHPMGPLQLADFIGLDTCLSIMQVLHDGLADSKYRPCPLLVKYVEAGWLGRKSGRGFYDYRGEVPVPTR, from the coding sequence ATGAGTGCGGTGTTGAAGAATATTGGGATCATCGGTGCCGGCCAGATGGGCTGCGGCATCGCGCATGTTTCGGCCGCCGCAGGGTACAGGGTCCACATCTACGATCTCTCGCAGGACCGCATCGAATCCGGCCTTGCCACCATCAATGGCAATCTTGCCCGACTGGTGACGAACGGCAAGATGAGCGATGAGGAACGCAAATCGACGTTGTCGCGCATAACCGGCTCGGCCGATGTCAACGACCTCGCTCCGTCCGATCTGGTCATCGAGGCAGCCACGGAGGACGAAAGTGTCAAGCGCAAGATTTATAGTCAGGTTTGTCCGGTGATGAAGCCGGAAGCGCTGCTTGCCACCAACACCTCCTCTCTTTCGATTACCCGGCTTGCTGCCGCCACCGACCGCCCCGAACGCTTCATGGGCATTCATTTCATGAACCCGGTGCCTGTCATGAAGCTGGTAGAACTGGTGCGCGGCATCGCCACCGATGAGAAGACCTTCTCCGCCGCCAAAGAATTCGTCGGCACCCTGGAAAAGACCATTACTGTCGCCGAGGACTTCCCGGCCTTCATCGTCAACCGCATCCTGCTACCGATGATTAACGAAGCGATCTATACGCTCTATGAAGGTGTCGGCACGGTCGATGCCATCGATACGGCGATGAAGCTCGGCGCCAACCATCCGATGGGGCCGCTGCAGCTTGCCGACTTCATCGGCCTCGACACCTGCCTGTCGATCATGCAGGTGCTGCATGACGGGTTGGCGGACTCGAAATATCGACCCTGCCCGCTATTGGTGAAATATGTCGAAGCCGGCTGGCTCGGACGCAAATCCGGCCGCGGCTTCTACGACTATCGCGGCGAGGTGCCCGTCCCGACACGCTAA
- the tlpA gene encoding thiol:disulfide interchange protein TlpA, with the protein MTTKKPFGLPSVKLIAIAAVAGVIAGAAAVYVKETGIGNGIGDTASVECPLARERAANLTPLMKGQVAAMVAANEPRKLTAVSFNGPGGKPLTLDHFAGKTVLLNLWATWCVPCREEMPALNALEKQMGGDKFQVVPINIDTGDDEKPKAFLAETGVDALQLYRDNTIGAFNSLKKEGLAFGLPVTLLLDDKGCLISAMNGPAAWDSEDAKTLIKGAIGS; encoded by the coding sequence ATGACGACAAAAAAACCCTTCGGCCTGCCGTCCGTAAAACTGATCGCAATCGCCGCCGTTGCAGGCGTTATTGCCGGTGCGGCAGCGGTATACGTGAAGGAGACGGGGATTGGCAATGGCATCGGCGATACGGCTTCGGTCGAATGCCCGCTGGCCAGGGAACGCGCCGCCAATCTGACGCCGCTGATGAAGGGGCAGGTTGCAGCGATGGTCGCCGCCAACGAGCCGCGCAAGCTGACCGCCGTATCCTTCAATGGCCCTGGCGGCAAACCGCTGACACTCGACCATTTCGCCGGCAAGACCGTGCTGCTCAATCTCTGGGCCACGTGGTGCGTGCCCTGCCGCGAGGAGATGCCGGCGCTGAACGCACTGGAAAAGCAGATGGGCGGCGACAAGTTCCAAGTCGTGCCGATCAATATCGATACGGGGGACGACGAGAAGCCAAAGGCTTTCCTAGCCGAGACCGGCGTCGACGCGTTGCAGCTTTACCGCGACAACACGATCGGCGCCTTCAATAGCCTGAAGAAGGAGGGTCTCGCCTTCGGCCTGCCGGTGACGCTGCTGCTTGACGACAAGGGCTGCCTGATCTCCGCCATGAACGGACCCGCCGCCTGGGACAGCGAGGACGCCAAGACTTTGATCAAGGGTGCGATCGGATCGTAA
- the argH gene encoding argininosuccinate lyase, with translation MAESNTDTKSSNQMWGGRFASGPDAIMEEINASIGFDKKLFAQDIRGSIAHATMLAHQGIISAEDKDKIVHGLNTILSEIERGNFEFSRRLEDIHMNIEARLATLIGPPAGRLHTARSRNDQVALDFRLWVKEELEKTEKMLTGLIAAFLDRAEEHAESVMPGFTHLQTAQPVTFGHHCMAYVEMFGRDRSRVRHAIEHLDESPIGAAALAGTGYPIDRHMTAKALGFREPTRNSIDTVSDRDFAIEFLAIAAITGMHLSRLAEEIVIWSTPQFGFVRLSDAFSTGSSIMPQKKNPDAAELVRAKTGRINGSLIALLTIMKGLPLAYSKDMQEDKEQVFDAAESLELAIAAMTGMVRDMTVNTARMKAAAGSGFSTATDLADWLVREAGLPFRDAHHVTGRAVALAESKGCGLAELPLADLQAIHSDITNKVYDVLTVEASVASRKSFGGTAPSEVRKQIAFWRARN, from the coding sequence ATGGCCGAGAGCAACACGGACACCAAATCCTCCAACCAGATGTGGGGTGGGCGCTTCGCCTCCGGCCCGGACGCGATCATGGAGGAGATAAATGCCTCGATCGGTTTCGACAAGAAGCTATTCGCCCAGGATATTCGCGGTTCCATCGCTCATGCGACGATGCTCGCCCATCAGGGGATCATCTCGGCCGAGGATAAGGACAAGATCGTTCACGGGCTAAACACGATCCTGTCAGAAATCGAAAGGGGCAATTTCGAATTCTCGCGCCGGCTCGAAGACATCCATATGAACATCGAAGCGCGCCTGGCGACGCTGATCGGACCGCCCGCCGGCCGGCTGCACACCGCCCGCTCGCGCAACGACCAGGTGGCGCTCGACTTCCGCCTCTGGGTCAAGGAAGAGCTCGAGAAGACCGAGAAGATGCTGACCGGCCTGATTGCCGCCTTCCTCGACCGCGCCGAGGAACATGCCGAAAGCGTCATGCCGGGCTTCACCCATCTGCAGACCGCCCAACCCGTGACCTTCGGCCATCACTGCATGGCCTATGTGGAAATGTTCGGCCGCGACCGTTCGCGCGTGCGCCACGCCATCGAGCATCTGGACGAGAGCCCAATCGGCGCGGCGGCCCTGGCCGGCACCGGCTACCCGATCGATCGCCACATGACGGCCAAGGCGCTGGGGTTCCGCGAGCCGACCCGCAACTCGATCGACACGGTTTCCGACCGCGACTTCGCCATCGAGTTCCTGGCGATCGCCGCGATAACGGGCATGCATCTGTCGCGTCTCGCGGAAGAGATCGTCATCTGGTCGACGCCGCAATTCGGTTTCGTGCGCCTGTCCGACGCCTTTTCGACGGGATCCTCGATCATGCCGCAGAAGAAGAACCCGGATGCAGCCGAACTGGTGCGCGCCAAGACCGGCCGCATTAACGGCTCGCTGATCGCGCTGCTGACGATCATGAAGGGCCTGCCGCTCGCCTATTCCAAGGACATGCAGGAAGACAAGGAACAGGTCTTTGACGCGGCCGAGAGCCTGGAACTGGCGATCGCCGCCATGACCGGCATGGTGCGCGACATGACCGTCAACACCGCGCGCATGAAGGCGGCGGCCGGCTCCGGCTTCTCGACGGCGACCGACCTTGCCGACTGGCTGGTGCGCGAAGCCGGCCTGCCCTTCCGCGACGCCCATCACGTGACCGGCCGCGCCGTGGCGTTGGCCGAAAGCAAGGGCTGCGGTCTTGCCGAACTGCCGCTCGCCGACCTGCAGGCGATCCATTCTGATATCACCAACAAGGTCTATGACGTGCTGACCGTCGAAGCCTCGGTCGCCAGCCGCAAGAGCTTCGGCGGCACGGCCCCCTCCGAGGTGCGCAAGCAGATCGCCTTCTGGCGCGCCCGCAACTGA
- the lptM gene encoding LPS translocon maturation chaperone LptM: protein MQKSLPHLIRLTAVIAVIGLAVAGCGRKGDLDPPSAAATKEGDVSKPTKQPGTIDKPFLLDPLL from the coding sequence ATGCAGAAGAGCTTGCCGCACCTCATTCGTTTGACGGCGGTCATCGCCGTCATCGGCCTTGCCGTTGCCGGATGCGGGCGCAAAGGCGATCTCGACCCGCCGAGCGCTGCGGCAACGAAAGAAGGCGACGTTTCCAAGCCGACGAAACAGCCGGGAACCATTGACAAGCCCTTCCTTCTCGATCCTCTTCTTTAA
- the lysA gene encoding diaminopimelate decarboxylase: MNHFEYRHGILHAENVPVPEIAKAVGTPFYVYSTATLERHYRVFSEAFADMDSMVCYAMKANSNQAVLKTLGRLGAGIDVVSEGELRRALAADIPASRIMFSGVGKTPSEMDFALEAGIYCFNVESEPELEILNQRAVSAGKKAPVSFRINPDVDAKTHSKISTGKKENKFGISWERARAIYAHAAKLPGIEVTGIDMHIGSQITELQPFDDAFKLLRDLVATLRADGHTIDHVDIGGGLGVPYKDDNNPPPLPDAYAAIVKNQLRDLNCKVITEPGRLIVGNAGIFVTEVLYVKDGGDKTFVIVDGAMNDLIRPTLYEAYHEIRPVTISAANAPRIRADVVGPVCETGDYLALDREMSMPKPGDLLAVSTAGAYGAVQAGTYNSRLLVPEVLVKGSDFHAIRPRRTYAELISLDSVPAWLD; this comes from the coding sequence GTGAACCATTTCGAGTACCGCCACGGCATCCTTCACGCCGAGAACGTTCCCGTTCCCGAGATCGCCAAGGCGGTCGGCACGCCGTTCTACGTCTATTCCACCGCCACCCTGGAACGCCATTACCGGGTCTTCTCCGAAGCCTTCGCGGATATGGACTCGATGGTCTGCTACGCGATGAAGGCGAATTCGAACCAGGCGGTGCTGAAGACTCTGGGTCGCCTCGGCGCCGGCATCGACGTCGTCTCGGAAGGGGAACTGCGCCGCGCGCTCGCAGCCGACATTCCGGCAAGCCGCATCATGTTTTCAGGCGTCGGGAAGACTCCGTCCGAGATGGATTTCGCGCTCGAGGCCGGCATCTACTGCTTCAACGTCGAATCCGAACCCGAGCTCGAAATCCTCAACCAGCGCGCCGTCAGCGCCGGAAAGAAGGCCCCCGTCTCCTTCCGCATCAACCCGGATGTCGACGCCAAGACGCATTCGAAGATCTCGACCGGCAAGAAGGAAAACAAGTTCGGCATCTCCTGGGAGCGTGCCCGCGCGATCTATGCCCATGCCGCCAAGCTGCCCGGCATCGAGGTCACCGGCATCGACATGCATATCGGCAGCCAGATCACCGAGCTGCAGCCTTTCGACGACGCTTTCAAGCTGCTGCGCGACCTTGTCGCGACGCTCCGCGCCGATGGCCACACGATCGATCACGTCGACATCGGCGGCGGCCTTGGCGTCCCCTATAAGGACGACAACAATCCGCCGCCGCTGCCGGATGCCTATGCGGCGATCGTCAAGAACCAGCTGCGCGATCTGAACTGCAAGGTCATCACCGAGCCCGGCCGCCTGATTGTCGGCAATGCCGGTATTTTCGTGACCGAAGTGCTTTATGTGAAGGACGGCGGCGACAAGACCTTCGTCATCGTCGACGGCGCGATGAATGATCTCATCCGCCCGACGCTCTACGAGGCCTATCACGAAATCCGCCCGGTGACGATTTCGGCGGCGAACGCGCCGCGTATCCGCGCCGACGTCGTCGGCCCCGTCTGTGAGACCGGCGACTATCTGGCGCTCGATCGCGAAATGTCGATGCCAAAGCCTGGTGATCTGCTGGCCGTCAGCACCGCCGGCGCCTATGGCGCCGTCCAGGCCGGCACCTATAACAGCCGCCTGCTGGTCCCCGAAGTTCTGGTCAAGGGCAGCGATTTCCATGCGATACGACCGCGCAGAACCTATGCCGAGCTGATCAGCCTCGATTCGGTTCCGGCTTGGCTCGACTGA
- a CDS encoding TIGR02302 family protein yields MTSPFRQKKGAFALRPALARLVTTKRLLARIVLFCEQLLPPLVRVLSVAALYLSASWFGVFRSVPDWLRILLLIAFALALLVGLLPFRNLRWPRIAETDRMLEERNGLPHQPITVQEDEPAFDAPFARALWREHQLRMAEKIAALDAGMPRPDIAGHDRFALRAIPALLLVTAYAYSLSINGGSISDALQAAPEQVTIDPAVRIDAWVTPPSYTGRAPVYLTADGSEQAPIGIPQFSSLTVRVSGGKTAEKVVFRKANGQAQDIAVQGDASPRQTAAAAGNPPDAPAGQAAIAQTHAMKLEENGTLEVSGRRWSFDILPDKAPEIAFNGLPKSSVNGALEIGFTVKDDYGVQEAHAEIVPAETDPQATPLYPLPEYRLDIPRRNARDAKGVTSRNLTEHPLAGKRVRVTLVAKDGAGQTGRSPPHEMTLPSRPFNEPLAAAVAEERQVFALDTRKMPQAIALNEALTIRPEETIPKLTNYLLLESALARMKLAKGEEALKDTAQYLWEIALGMEDGDLSLAERKLRQAQQNLADALNRNAPDEEIKKLMDELRKAMQDYLSELAQRMQNAPMQPNQNAQNILRQQDLERMMDQIENLARSGNRDAAQQMLSELQRMMNNLQAGRPQRGQQSQENSEARKQIDKLGQILRDQQKLMEETFRLDQQLKDRMQRGEPDMGEDDPLLDDMAPGENGEPQEQQQGQQGQEGQQPSDQMTAEQLREALKQLRAQQDGLGKQLGELQKKLGEMGMKPGPGFGQAQREMEGAGRELGQGRGQPAIENQGRALEALRQGARDMMNQMMQAQQGQQGQGPNGQVGQGEQNGRDPLGRPRRTQGPDFDDSVKVPDEIDVQRAREILDAIREKLGNNPPQEMERRYLERLLDIQ; encoded by the coding sequence ATGACAAGCCCCTTCAGGCAGAAGAAGGGTGCATTTGCGCTCCGCCCTGCCCTTGCCCGGCTGGTGACGACAAAACGTCTGCTGGCGCGCATCGTGCTTTTTTGCGAGCAGCTGCTGCCGCCTCTGGTGCGGGTCCTGTCGGTCGCCGCCCTTTATCTCTCCGCCTCCTGGTTCGGTGTCTTCCGCAGCGTGCCGGACTGGTTGCGCATCCTTCTGCTGATTGCTTTCGCTCTCGCTTTGCTCGTTGGGCTTCTTCCCTTCCGCAATCTGCGCTGGCCGAGGATCGCCGAAACCGATCGCATGCTGGAAGAGCGCAACGGCCTGCCTCACCAGCCAATCACCGTCCAGGAAGATGAGCCGGCCTTCGACGCGCCCTTCGCCCGGGCGCTTTGGCGCGAGCACCAACTGCGGATGGCCGAAAAGATTGCAGCGCTCGATGCGGGCATGCCGAGGCCCGACATTGCCGGGCATGACCGTTTCGCCCTTCGCGCCATTCCGGCGCTTCTGCTGGTCACGGCCTACGCTTATTCTCTGTCGATCAATGGCGGTTCGATCAGTGACGCATTGCAGGCAGCACCCGAACAGGTGACGATCGATCCGGCGGTGCGCATCGACGCCTGGGTGACGCCACCCTCCTATACCGGCCGCGCACCGGTTTACCTGACCGCCGATGGCAGTGAACAGGCGCCGATCGGCATTCCGCAGTTTTCCTCTCTCACCGTGCGCGTCAGCGGCGGAAAGACGGCCGAAAAGGTCGTGTTCCGCAAGGCGAACGGTCAGGCGCAGGATATCGCCGTGCAGGGCGACGCAAGCCCGCGTCAGACAGCTGCGGCGGCCGGCAACCCGCCGGATGCCCCCGCCGGCCAGGCTGCCATCGCCCAGACGCATGCGATGAAGCTCGAGGAGAACGGCACGCTCGAAGTCAGCGGCCGCCGCTGGAGCTTCGACATCCTTCCCGACAAGGCGCCAGAAATTGCCTTTAACGGCTTGCCGAAGTCCAGCGTCAACGGCGCGCTCGAAATTGGTTTCACCGTCAAGGACGATTACGGCGTCCAAGAGGCTCATGCGGAGATCGTACCGGCCGAAACCGATCCGCAAGCAACGCCTCTCTACCCATTGCCGGAGTACAGGCTGGATATCCCCCGCCGCAACGCCCGCGACGCCAAGGGTGTGACCAGCCGGAACCTGACCGAACATCCGCTCGCAGGCAAGCGCGTGCGCGTGACGCTTGTCGCCAAGGACGGAGCCGGCCAGACCGGCCGCAGTCCGCCGCATGAGATGACGCTGCCGTCGCGGCCCTTCAACGAGCCGCTTGCCGCCGCCGTCGCCGAGGAACGGCAGGTTTTCGCCCTCGACACCCGCAAGATGCCGCAGGCGATCGCGCTGAACGAGGCGCTGACCATCCGTCCCGAGGAGACCATTCCCAAGCTCACCAATTACCTGCTCCTGGAATCCGCCTTGGCGCGAATGAAGCTCGCAAAGGGCGAGGAGGCGCTGAAGGATACCGCCCAATATCTCTGGGAAATCGCTCTCGGCATGGAGGACGGCGATCTTTCCCTTGCCGAGCGCAAGCTGCGCCAGGCCCAGCAGAATCTTGCCGATGCGTTGAACCGCAACGCCCCGGACGAGGAGATCAAGAAGCTGATGGACGAGCTGCGCAAGGCGATGCAGGACTATCTGAGCGAGCTCGCCCAGCGCATGCAGAACGCGCCGATGCAGCCCAACCAGAACGCCCAGAACATCCTGCGCCAGCAGGATCTGGAACGGATGATGGACCAGATCGAAAATCTCGCCCGCTCCGGCAACCGTGACGCGGCCCAGCAGATGCTGTCGGAACTGCAGCGCATGATGAATAATCTGCAGGCCGGCCGGCCGCAGCGCGGTCAGCAGAGCCAGGAGAATAGTGAGGCCCGCAAGCAGATCGACAAGCTCGGCCAAATCCTGCGCGACCAGCAGAAGCTGATGGAAGAGACCTTCCGCCTCGATCAGCAGCTCAAGGACCGCATGCAGCGCGGCGAACCCGATATGGGCGAAGACGATCCGCTGCTCGACGACATGGCCCCCGGCGAAAACGGCGAGCCGCAGGAGCAACAACAGGGCCAGCAAGGCCAGGAAGGCCAGCAGCCCTCCGACCAGATGACGGCCGAGCAGTTGCGCGAGGCGTTGAAACAGCTGCGCGCCCAGCAGGATGGGCTCGGCAAGCAGCTGGGTGAATTGCAGAAAAAGCTGGGCGAGATGGGTATGAAGCCCGGCCCCGGCTTCGGCCAGGCGCAACGCGAGATGGAAGGCGCCGGCCGCGAACTCGGCCAGGGCCGCGGCCAGCCGGCCATCGAAAACCAGGGCCGCGCGCTGGAAGCGCTTCGCCAGGGCGCCCGTGACATGATGAACCAGATGATGCAGGCACAGCAGGGCCAGCAGGGACAAGGCCCGAACGGACAGGTCGGCCAGGGCGAGCAGAACGGCCGCGACCCGCTCGGCCGTCCGCGCCGGACCCAAGGACCGGACTTCGACGACAGCGTCAAGGTGCCCGATGAAATCGACGTTCAGCGGGCGCGGGAAATCCTCGATGCGATCCGCGAAAAACTCGGCAATAATCCGCCGCAGGAAATGGAACGGCGATATCTCGAACGGCTGCTGGATATCCAATAG
- a CDS encoding response regulator, protein MARILITEDEDSLRSFVARALRLDGHETDEAADGAEGLEKLKDGVYDLLLSDIRMPVMDGIELAHQAKDAFPGLKILLMTGYAEQRERADDLAEKIIDVVAKPFALPDIRKAVARALVA, encoded by the coding sequence ATGGCAAGAATTCTGATTACGGAAGACGAGGACTCCCTGCGGTCTTTCGTAGCCCGGGCGCTCAGGCTCGACGGTCACGAGACTGATGAAGCGGCCGATGGCGCCGAGGGGCTGGAGAAGCTGAAGGATGGAGTCTACGACCTGCTGCTGTCCGATATCCGCATGCCTGTGATGGACGGCATCGAACTCGCCCATCAGGCAAAGGACGCCTTTCCCGGCCTGAAGATCCTGCTGATGACCGGTTATGCCGAGCAGCGCGAACGGGCCGACGACCTTGCCGAAAAGATCATCGACGTCGTCGCCAAGCCATTCGCGCTTCCCGATATCCGCAAGGCAGTTGCCCGGGCGCTCGTCGCTTAA
- the hpt gene encoding hypoxanthine phosphoribosyltransferase, translating to MPVVRGKNIEPLFTAEQIAERNHAMAREIANGPTKDLLVIAVLKGSFIFAADLIRALHDTGLAPEVEFITLSSYGSGTVSQGVRIVKDIDSDVHGRDVLLIDDILESGRTLLFAKELLFERGARNVTIAVLLDKRVKRKEKLEADYVGFECPDYFVVGYGMDVAYAFRELPFVGVVTGDA from the coding sequence ATGCCTGTCGTGCGCGGAAAAAATATCGAGCCGCTCTTCACCGCCGAACAGATCGCCGAGCGCAATCATGCGATGGCGCGGGAGATCGCCAACGGTCCGACCAAGGACCTGCTCGTCATTGCCGTGCTGAAGGGCTCCTTCATTTTCGCCGCTGACCTGATCCGCGCCCTGCATGACACCGGGCTTGCCCCCGAGGTCGAGTTCATCACGCTGTCCAGCTATGGCAGCGGTACGGTCTCGCAAGGCGTGCGCATCGTCAAGGATATCGACAGCGATGTGCATGGCCGCGACGTTCTGTTGATCGACGATATTCTCGAATCCGGCCGAACGCTGCTTTTTGCCAAGGAACTGCTGTTCGAGCGTGGCGCCCGCAACGTTACGATCGCCGTGCTGCTCGACAAGCGCGTCAAGCGCAAGGAAAAGCTGGAGGCTGATTATGTCGGATTCGAATGCCCCGACTATTTCGTCGTCGGCTACGGCATGGATGTCGCCTATGCCTTTCGTGAACTGCCCTTCGTCGGAGTGGTGACTGGCGACGCCTGA
- the ftsE gene encoding cell division ATP-binding protein FtsE, with protein sequence MIHFENVGLRYGMGPEILRDLTFDIPKKSFQFLTGPSGAGKTSLLRLLFMSLQPTRGLIRMFGRDISEIPRPELPLLRRRVGIVFQDFRLLDHLTTYENVALPLRVRGKEESSYKTDVLELLKWVGLGERINVLPPVLSGGEKQRAAIARALMDRPEVLLADEPTGNVDPPMARRLLNLFLELNRLGTAVVIATHDLALMEQVEARRMILSEGHLDIYD encoded by the coding sequence TTGATCCACTTCGAGAATGTCGGTTTGCGTTACGGCATGGGCCCGGAAATCCTCCGGGACCTGACCTTCGACATTCCGAAGAAATCCTTTCAGTTCCTGACCGGTCCGTCCGGCGCGGGCAAGACATCCCTGCTGCGGCTGCTCTTCATGTCGCTGCAGCCGACGCGCGGGCTGATCCGCATGTTCGGGCGCGACATTTCCGAAATTCCCCGGCCCGAGCTGCCGCTGCTGCGCCGGCGCGTCGGCATCGTCTTCCAGGATTTCCGTCTGCTCGATCATCTCACCACCTATGAGAACGTCGCTTTGCCCTTACGGGTGCGCGGCAAGGAGGAAAGCTCCTACAAGACCGACGTCCTGGAACTGTTGAAATGGGTTGGCCTTGGCGAACGCATCAACGTGCTGCCGCCGGTGCTCTCCGGCGGCGAGAAGCAGCGCGCCGCGATCGCCCGGGCGCTGATGGACCGGCCGGAAGTGCTGCTGGCCGACGAGCCGACCGGCAATGTCGATCCGCCGATGGCCCGGCGCCTGCTCAATCTGTTCCTCGAGCTCAATCGGCTCGGCACGGCGGTCGTGATCGCCACCCACGATCTGGCGCTGATGGAGCAGGTCGAGGCCCGCCGCATGATCCTCTCGGAAGGGCATCTCGATATCTATGACTGA
- a CDS encoding cell division protein FtsX produces MTEPPSSSREKAPAQAQQKRPEMRVRPTAPILPPSNIQGNALMVVISIMAFLACLTLGGVSMVRSTAASWESQISREITIQIKPDDNLDMEKALIQARDLALTFVGTKSGQIVDEAATARLLEPWLGPGLDLKDLPVPRLVVITIDESNPPDFDAMRGLLKDSIPQASLDDHRTWVDRLVSMAHTTVLIGTGVLLLVCSAMVLTVVFATRGALSGNRHIVEVLHFVGAESSFVATEFQKHFLKISLKGSAIGSALATLFFATAGFWQSRTLATPETDQATVLFGTFSVGVLGYAGIFATMIVIALLTTVTARLTVMRTIYEIDTLRSDPTRTDGIAS; encoded by the coding sequence ATGACTGAGCCCCCATCCAGCAGCCGGGAGAAGGCGCCGGCCCAGGCCCAGCAGAAGCGGCCGGAAATGCGCGTGCGCCCGACCGCGCCGATCCTGCCGCCTTCCAATATTCAGGGCAACGCCCTGATGGTGGTGATATCGATCATGGCCTTTCTCGCCTGCCTGACGCTCGGCGGCGTCAGCATGGTGCGTTCGACGGCGGCGAGCTGGGAGAGCCAGATCTCCCGCGAGATCACCATCCAGATCAAGCCGGACGACAATCTCGACATGGAAAAGGCGCTGATTCAGGCCCGCGACCTGGCGCTGACATTCGTCGGCACCAAAAGCGGCCAGATCGTCGACGAGGCAGCCACCGCCCGTCTGCTCGAACCCTGGCTCGGTCCCGGCCTCGACCTCAAGGATCTGCCCGTCCCCCGGCTCGTCGTCATCACCATCGACGAGAGCAATCCGCCGGATTTCGATGCAATGCGCGGCCTCCTCAAGGACAGCATCCCGCAGGCGAGCCTCGACGATCACCGCACCTGGGTCGACCGGCTGGTGTCCATGGCGCACACGACGGTGCTGATCGGCACCGGCGTCCTGCTGCTGGTGTGTTCGGCAATGGTGCTGACCGTCGTCTTCGCCACACGCGGTGCGCTGTCGGGCAATCGACACATCGTCGAAGTGCTGCATTTCGTCGGCGCCGAAAGCTCCTTCGTCGCCACCGAGTTCCAGAAGCATTTCCTGAAGATCAGCCTCAAAGGCTCGGCGATCGGCAGCGCGCTTGCCACCCTTTTCTTTGCCACCGCCGGCTTCTGGCAAAGCCGCACGCTGGCGACGCCGGAAACGGATCAGGCAACCGTGCTGTTCGGCACCTTTTCCGTTGGCGTTCTCGGTTATGCCGGCATCTTCGCGACCATGATCGTCATCGCGCTGCTGACGACCGTCACCGCGCGGCTGACCGTCATGCGAACGATCTATGAAATCGATACATTGCGCTCGGACCCGACGCGCACCGACGGCATCGCAAGTTGA
- a CDS encoding YdcF family protein, whose protein sequence is MTMGHTTRNPIRRDPELDRPAGLPPRRGPIRRLLRWAGFGCVLAIALLFGGFLRFADSVTTLKPPVEPKADAIVVLTGGYQRIDQAVELLQKGAGKRLLISGVHPTTTPAQIRKMTQGSADLFSCCVDIGHDALDTIGNAEETSNWIHAKGYRSVLVVTNNYHMPRSLAELSYVDPDIDFIAYPVVNSDLKTRNWFTDPNAMRVMLAEYAKVLLAGARNITGFGRHTGLRSASASASN, encoded by the coding sequence ATGACCATGGGCCATACGACACGCAACCCGATTCGGCGGGATCCGGAGCTTGATCGCCCGGCAGGCCTGCCGCCGCGGCGCGGGCCGATCCGGCGCCTGCTGCGCTGGGCCGGCTTTGGTTGCGTTCTGGCGATCGCCCTGCTGTTCGGCGGCTTCCTCCGCTTTGCCGATTCGGTGACGACGCTTAAGCCCCCGGTCGAGCCGAAGGCGGACGCGATCGTCGTGCTGACAGGGGGCTACCAGCGCATCGACCAGGCCGTGGAACTGCTGCAGAAGGGTGCCGGCAAGCGGCTCTTGATCTCCGGCGTCCACCCGACAACGACGCCGGCCCAGATCCGCAAGATGACGCAGGGCTCGGCCGATCTCTTCTCCTGCTGCGTCGATATCGGGCATGACGCCTTGGACACGATCGGCAATGCCGAGGAGACCTCCAACTGGATCCATGCCAAGGGATACAGAAGCGTGCTCGTCGTCACCAACAATTATCATATGCCGCGCAGCCTAGCCGAACTCTCCTATGTCGACCCGGACATCGACTTCATCGCCTATCCGGTGGTCAACTCGGATCTGAAGACCCGCAACTGGTTCACCGACCCGAACGCGATGCGCGTCATGCTGGCCGAATATGCGAAGGTGCTGCTGGCCGGCGCCCGCAACATTACCGGCTTCGGCCGTCATACCGGATTGCGCTCGGCCAGCGCGTCCGCCTCAAACTAG